Proteins encoded in a region of the Lemur catta isolate mLemCat1 chromosome 14, mLemCat1.pri, whole genome shotgun sequence genome:
- the EDRF1 gene encoding erythroid differentiation-related factor 1 isoform X4, which translates to MGDFKEAGAEAPPAVAAARGGLSLLSQGESEESSAQGSALFLGGNEVKSRAVVKYSSAPPRTAFARLEEKTDLKLPPANWLRESAKLGPAGTTILGNSKKSKPFSSFGMAYDFIDSVGNDVDVVSDSENIKKLLKIPYSKSHVSMAVHRIGRTLLLDELDIQELFMRSSQTGDWTWLKEFYQRLIDQKWQRKKKSKEHWYQKAILSKFLYYSINGDGAAQPVPSAAEQQEPSSSDQTSGSEGASWPAPFEMPSSVSEDPSASSQGSEPLEPSYIVGHVASAPKEQNLTTLFNDGENSQGLKNDFVRNILWTFEDIHMLVGSNMPIFGGGRYPAVSLRLRDNNKPINVLTGIDYWLDNLICNVPELVMCFHVNGIVQKYEMIKTEEIPNLENSNFSTKVIKDIAQNILSFLKSNCTKEGHTYWLFKASGSDIVKLYDLTTLCEETEDKYQNPFTMPVAILLYKVACNMMMKKNQNKKHYGTIRTLLLNCVKLLDKSRHPQIIASANYMLSELFQLDEPKKEESSESPLNENSDESYSEEEEEMPDSDENGSYGTSSDPSDDNKAVAIIKSVGELSVPEKYKSIHQIRPSCAFPVCHDTEERCRLVLSYVLEGLKSVDSSIKKESDLPAADPSTPIPLKYEDESTRGGPEGLEKQMALFLDKMGSLQKGNYSSQSGMIPGSWQHKMKLQLILKSSKAYYVLSDAAMSLQKYGRALRYIKLALQSHDTYCCLCTNMLSEVLLFLSQYLTLCGDIQLMLAQNANNRAAHLEEFNYQTKEDQEILHSLHRESSCQGFAWATDLSTDLESQLSVSCKCYEAANEILQFSDLKSQNPEHYVQVMKRMGNIRNEIGVFYMNQAAALQSERVVSKSVSAAEQQLWKKSFSCFEKGIHNFESIEDATNAALLLCNTGRLMRICAQAHCGASDEFKREFSPEEGLYYNKAVDYYLKALRSLGTRDIHPGVWDSVNWELSTTYFTMATLQQDYAPLSRKAQEQIEKEVSEAMMKSLKYCDVDSVSARQPLCQYRAATIHHRLASMYHSCLRNQICMHWLSVGMS; encoded by the exons ATGGGGGACTTCAAGGAGGCCGGAGCCGAGGCTCCGCCGGCCGTGGCCGCTGCTCGGGGAGGGCTCAGCCTCCTGTCCCAGGGAGAGTCCGAGGAATCTTCTGCACAG GGGTCAGCTTTATTTCTCGGGGGCAACGAAGTGAAGAGCCGAGCTGTGGTGAAATACTCTTCTGCCCCTCCTCGAACAGCATTTGCACGCCTCGAAGAGAAGACAGACTTGAAACTCCCACCTGCCAACTGGTTACGAGAGAGTGCCAAATTAGGGCCAGCAGGAACTACCATTCTTGGCAACAGTAAGAAAAGCAAGCCATTTTCAAG cTTTGGCATGGCATATGACTTTATTGATTCGGTGGGAAATGATGTGGATGTTGTTTCTGACTCTGAA aacataaaaaagCTCCTGAAGATTCCCTACAGCAAGTCCCACGTGAGCATGGCAGTGCACCGCATAGGAAGGACTCTCCTATTAGACGAGCTGGATATTCAAGAACTCTTTATGAGATCATCTCAG ACTGGTGATTGGACATGGTTGAAAGAGTTTTATCAAAGACTAATTGATCAGaagtggcagaggaagaaaaagagcaaagagcACTGGTATCAGAAGGCTattctttccaagtttttataTTACAG TATCAATGGTGATGGAGCCGCCCAGCCCGTCCCGTCTGCTGCGGAACAGCAGGAACCGTCCAGTTCAGATCAGACGAGTGGATCGGAAGGGGCTTCGTGGCCTGCCCCCTTTGAAATGCCTTCTTCGGTGTCTGAAGATCCCAGTGCTTCCAGTCAG GGAAGTGAGCCTCTTGAACCCTCATACATAGTGGGGCATGTGGCCTCAGCACCCAAAGAACAAAACCTGACTACTTTATTCAATGACGGGGAGAACAGTCAG ggtcttaaaaatgattttgttcgGAACATTCTATGGACGTTTGAAGATATCCATATGTTGGTTGGTTCCAACATGCCTATATTTGGAGGAGGCAGATACCCAGCAGTCAGCTTACGTCTCAG gGACAACAACAAACCAATTAATGTGCTAACTGGAATTGACTATTGGTTGGACAACTTGATATGCAATGTACCAGAGCTTGTGATGTGTTTTCATGTAAACGGAATTGTACAG AAATACGAGATGATAAAGACAGAAGAGATTCCCAATTtggaaaattctaatttttctactaAAGTCATAAAAGACATTGCacagaatattttatcatttctgaaATCAAATTGTACCAAAGAAGGACATACCTATTGGCTCTTTAAAG caagtGGCAGTGATATAGTGAAACTCTATGATCTCACTACTCTTtgtgaagaaactgaagacaaATACCAAAATCCATTCACAATGCCAGTGGCCATTCTTTTATACAA GGTTGCTTGCAACATgatgatgaagaaaaatcaaaataagaaacaCTATGGGACGATTAGGACATTGCTTCTTAATTGTGTTAAGTTGTTGGACAAAAGCAGGCATCCTCAG attattGCTTCAGCCAATTACATGCTTTCTGAACTTTTTCAACTGGATGAacctaaaaaggaagaaagttcaGAATCTCCTTTAAATGAGAATTCTGATGAAAGTTAtagtgaagaggaagaagagatgcCAGACAGTGATGAAAACGGATCCTATGGCACCAGCTCTGATCCGTCAGATGATAACAAAGCAGTGGCTATAATTAAGTCTGTTGGAGAATTGTCAGtaccagaaaaatacaaatctatTCATCAAATCAGA CCCAGTTGTGCATTTCCAGTTTGCCATGACACAGAAGAGCGCTGTAGACTTGTACTTAGCTATGTTCTGGAG ggTTTAAAATCTGTAGATAGCAGCATCAAAAAAGAAAGTGACCTTCCGGCAGCTGACCCCAGCACTCCAATCCCATTAAAATATGAAGACGAATCCACAAGGGGGGGTCCCGAGGGGCTAGAGAAGCAGATGGCCTTGTTTTTGGACAAAA TGGGCTCCCTTCAGAAGGGTAATTATTCCAGTCAATCTGGAATGATCCCTGGTTCTTGGCAACATAAAATGAAACTTCAGTTGATCCTCAAGTCATCAAAGGCCTATTATGTTCTGTCTGATGCTGCCATGAGTCTTCAGAAATACGGAAGAGCATTGCGATACATTAAGTTAGCTTTGCAGAGCCACG ACACTTATTGCTGCCTCTGCACCAATATGCTTTCTGAAGTGCTGCTGTTTCTTTCTCAATATTTGACACTTTGTGGTGATATCCAACTAATGCTGGcccaaaatgcaaataatagAGCAGCACACCTTGAAGAGTTTAATTACCAAACAAAAGAAGATCAGGAGATATTACACAGTCTCCACAGAGAGTCCAGTTGTCAAG gatttGCGTGGGCAACTGATTTGTCTACAGACTTAGAAAGTCAACTTTCTGTTAGCTGTAAATGTTATGAGGCTGCTAATGAAATCTTacaatttagtgacttaaaaagCCAGAATCCAGAACACTATGTACAAGTAATGAAGAGAATGGGTAACATTAGAAATGAGATCGGTGTGTTTTATATGAATCAGGCGGCTGCATTACAGAGTGAGAGAGTAG tGAGCAAATCCGTGTCTGCCGCAGAGCAACAGTTGTGGAAAAAGAGCTTTTCTTGTTTCGAAAAGGGAATTCACAACTTTGAATCAATTGAGGATGCTACAAATGCTGCTCTTTTATTATGTAACACGGGAAGGCTCATGAGAATTTGTGCGCAGGCACACTGCGGTGCCAGTGATGAATTTAAACGTGAATTTTCACCAGAAGAAGGCTTGTATTATAATAAG GCTGTCGATTACTATTTGAAAGCTCTAAGATCACTGGGAACACGAGATATACACCCAGGTGTTTGGGATTCAGTGAATTGGGAATTATCCACTACTTATTTTACCATGGCAACTCTACAACAAGATTATGCACCATTATCTAGAAAAGCTCAGGAGCAG attgAAAAAGAGGTCAGTGAAGCTATGATGAAGTCCCTGAAATACTGCGATGTTGATTCGGTGTCTGCGCGACAGCCTCTCTGTCAGTACCGGGCTGCCACCATCCACCACAGGCTGGCGTCCATGTACCACAGCTGTCTGCGGAATCAG ataTGTATGCATTGGCTTAGTGTTGGAATGTCTTAG